DNA from Thermoanaerobaculia bacterium:
AAGTACTCCGAGCTCCCGGCCCGCCTCATCGCCGGCAAGGCCGACGTCATCATCTCGGGCTATACCGCCGACGATTCGATCACCGGCATCGACTGGTCCGAGGCCTACCTCGACTACGGCCTCTGCCTGGTGGTCAAGAAAGGTCGCGCCGTCCGCTCGACCGACGACTTGCGCGGCAAGGTCATCGGCATCTTCAACGACCCCGCCGCCGAAGACGAAGTCAAGGCGATGAACCTCGGGCAGGCGCGCATCGAGAAGTACGAAGACGGCTACTTCGAGCTCCTCGACCAGGGGAAGATCGACGGCTTCATCTACGACTTCCCCTACGCCCAGGAGGAGATCAAGGAGTTCGACGGCCGGCTCGAGATCGTCGAGTTCAACCTCTCGAAGTCGACCTACAACGTCGGCGTGCGGCGCGGCGCCGCGACCCTTCTCAAGATGGTGAACGCGGCGGTCCGCGGCCTCAAGGCCTCCGACGAGTACCGCCAGATCGTGCGCAAGTACCTGGGCGGCACCGGCCCCGCGCCAGTCGCGAAAGTCGCCGCCGGCCAGAGCGTCTACAAGGTCCGTCCGGGCGACACCCTCTCGGGCATCGCCCGCGACCAGCTCGGGAACCTGCGCCGCTGGAACGAGATCTGGGAAGCCAACCGCAACCGCATCGCCGACCCCAACCTCATCGACATCGGCTGGGAGCTGGTGCTGCCGGCAAGGTAGCCCCTGAGGCCCCCGGTTCGCGATTCCCGCGATTCCCACGATTCCCGTAGACTTCCTCGATGGCGACTGAGACCAGCGATCCCGGGGGCCGTCCGCCGCGGGGCAAGCGCTCGCGGGGAACGCATCTGCGGCGCCTGCCTCCGGATCCGGCCGAGAACTCGGTCGCGGTCGGGGAAGAGACCTTCCAGTGGGAGCAGCGTCACGGCTGGGGCACCAACGCCGAGGGCGAGAACCGCGGGCCCTCGTACTCGGTCTGGCTGCTGCGCCACCAGACCCGCGAGCTGATCCTCGACCTGCCCTACGCGCTCTTCTTCCAGAAGACGCCCGAGCCCGAGAAGCTGGCGGAGGTCCTCCAGAGGGCGATCGCCTACGCAATCGACTGCGGCTGGAACCCCGACTCGCGCGGTCGGAGGTTCCGGCTCGAGGTCCCCGAGTCGGAAGTCCTCGACCTCACAGACGCCCGCAAGAGACCCTGACCGCCCCCGGCGGGCAAAGGATCCGCGAGGCCGAAAGGCGATCCCAGGCGCGCAGTATTCTCCCTTTTGCTTCGCCCAAGACGTACAGGCTTGCTGTACAATCCGAGCATGGCCAGAGAGACCAGCTACTCCGCCGCCCGCGCCCGGCTGGCGTCGCTTTGCGACGAGGTGGCCGAGGGCACGGAGCCGATCTACATCACCCGGCGCGGAGCGCCGACGGTCGCCCTCATCGCCGCCTCGGAGCTGCGAGGTCTCGAGGAGACCGCTCACCTCCTGCGCTCCCCCGCCAACGCCCGTCGGCTTCTGGCGGCGGTCGCGCGCGCGCGCAAGGGCGCCGGCAGCCGTTTGACACCCTCGCAGGTCAGGAAGCGCGCTGGACTTCCGCCGGCAAAGTAGCACCAGCGGCGAGCGCGAAGCGCTCTTCGACCGCGACTTCCTGGCCGACCTCGCCTGGTGGGTCGAGACCGACCGGGCCACGGCCCTGCGCCTGCTGCGCCTCATCGAAGCGGTGCTCCGCGACCCCATCGCCGGCGTCGGCAAGCCCGAACCGCTGAAGTACCAGCTCGCCGGCACCTGGTCCCGCCGCCTGACCCAGGAGCACCGCCTCGTTTATCTCGTCACCCCGACGCGCATCCACTTCCTGCAGGCCAGGTACCACTACTGAACACCCTCCGGAGCGCGCCCGATCAGAGCAACGGCACGGCCTCACAGGTGTGAAACGCCTGCGAGTCGAGGATCGGCGGGAACGGCTCGCCCAGATCGGTCTCGCGCTCCCAGATCTCGCCGGTCCAGGTGTCGACGACGGTGAGCGTCACCGCGACATCGGTCAGCCCCGAGGCGTAGACCCAGAAGTCCTGGAAGTCGGGATGCCCACAGGCGTCGACGACCTTGAGGATGAGCTCGACATTCGCCGCGGTGAAGAACCAGAACGTCCCGCTCTCCGGCGTGAGCGCCACCGCCTGCCCGACACCGTCGCGACCCAGATGATCGTGATAGGTCGCGGTCACGCGGAAGCGATTGCCCGTGAGACAGAGCGCCGTGGCGCTCGGCTCGCAGCCGTCCTGGAACGATCCGAGCTCGGCATCGATGCCGAAGAAGTTCGCCTCCGGCGAAGGGATGCGCGGCCAGGCGACCACCCAGTCACCGGCGTCACCCACCGATACCGTCGGCAAGGGAGCATTGCCGAACGCGACGAGAAGCTCCGTCGCGGGAGTGAAAGGAAGGCCCGACAAGAGACGACCCTGTCGGAGGATGGCGAAGTCGTTCGGGCCGTTCACCGACCGATCCGTCCAGCTGAAGAGCGCTCGACCGAAGCGATCCACATCGAGCCTCGGTGCGGTGAAGTGCGCCGAGCTGGCCGAGCCACCCAGGTGAAATGGCGGAGCAGCCGGAAGAGCTCCGTAGAGCGACAAGCCGAAGACCTCTCTGTTCGTTGTGTTGTCGTCCCGCCGTGCGAAAGTCACCAGAAACTGGCCGGAACCGGTCCCCTTCAGTTCCCCGCCTGAGAGGGTGAAGGCGCGACCCCCGCCCTGAACCAGAGTCTGGGGCGCGCCGATCGGACCTCCGCTGGCGTCGAGAAGCAGACCTACGAGGTCTTTCTGCCGGTCGGCGTAGGGATCCACCGAGCTCCAGACAGCGAGCATCGTCTCCCCTGCGGCCGCCAATCCAGACAGATA
Protein-coding regions in this window:
- a CDS encoding type II toxin-antitoxin system prevent-host-death family antitoxin, translating into MARETSYSAARARLASLCDEVAEGTEPIYITRRGAPTVALIAASELRGLEETAHLLRSPANARRLLAAVARARKGAGSRLTPSQVRKRAGLPPAK
- a CDS encoding transporter substrate-binding domain-containing protein encodes the protein AEDDSLQKVVDAGVLRVAAEPGTPPMLFKEGSRYDGFDYAIAKAVAKRIGVDDVIIVAGKYSELPARLIAGKADVIISGYTADDSITGIDWSEAYLDYGLCLVVKKGRAVRSTDDLRGKVIGIFNDPAAEDEVKAMNLGQARIEKYEDGYFELLDQGKIDGFIYDFPYAQEEIKEFDGRLEIVEFNLSKSTYNVGVRRGAATLLKMVNAAVRGLKASDEYRQIVRKYLGGTGPAPVAKVAAGQSVYKVRPGDTLSGIARDQLGNLRRWNEIWEANRNRIADPNLIDIGWELVLPAR
- a CDS encoding Txe/YoeB family addiction module toxin produces the protein MADLAWWVETDRATALRLLRLIEAVLRDPIAGVGKPEPLKYQLAGTWSRRLTQEHRLVYLVTPTRIHFLQARYHY